One window from the genome of Solea solea chromosome 13, fSolSol10.1, whole genome shotgun sequence encodes:
- the LOC131471396 gene encoding CCN family member 3-like → MNMSKPSQTVLFFFILTAQVFTVVWSQACPRRCQCPKEPPMCLPGVPLILDDCACCLVCARQKGQICSEMNPCDTRKGLQCDYTADVHKRTGICAAHEGDVCVLGSSVYKHGQTFFPSCKYQCVCRGGQIACVPRCNVDVMLPGPDCPMPRKIQVPGECCEKWVCEPQAEASALGGLAMAAFRREETVSFDNWDSSLNCLEQTTEWGACSQTCGMGVSTRVTNKNRRCEMVKQSRLCMIRPCDDLQSHTQPTQLSTKRGSKCQRMVRSDHAVHLSYKNCTSVQAYKPRYCGSCTDGRCCTPHRTKTAMVEFQCAMGKSVRRPVMVILTCACHRNCPRDNAVWQPSELGYSGMRL, encoded by the exons ATGAATATGTCCAAACCTTCACAGactgttctgtttttcttcattttaacagcACAG GTGTTTACAGTAGTCTGGTCCCAGGCATGTCCACGGAGATGCCAGTGTCCCAAGGAGCCCCCGATGTGTCTCCCTGGAGTTCCCCTGATCCTGGACGACTGTGcctgctgccttgtgtgtgCTCGTCAGAAAGGACAGATCTGCTCTGAAATGAACCCCTGCGACACTCGTAAAGGGCTGCAGTGTGACTACACAGCCGACGTCCACAAGAGGACTGGTATCTGTGCAG CTCATGAAGGAGATGTGTGCGTTTTGGGCAGCTCTGTCTACAAGCATGGTCAGACCTTCTTCCCCAGCTGCAagtaccagtgtgtgtgtcgggGCGGACAGATTGCCTGCGTGCCACGCTGCAACGTGGATGTGATGCTGCCTGGCCCTGATTGTCCCATGCCACGGAAGATCCAGGTGCCTGGAGAGTGCTGCGAGAAATGGGTGTGTGAGCCCCAAGCAGAGGCCAGTGCTCTGGGTGGCCTCGCCATGGCGG CCTTTCGTCGGGAGGAGACCGTGAGCTTTGACAACTGGGACTCCAGCCTGAATTGCCTTGAGCAGACCACAGAGTGGGGTGCTTGCTCCCAAACCTGTGGCATGGGGGTGTCCACCAGAGTGACCAATAAGAACCGTCGCTGTGAGATGGTGAAGCAGAGCAGACTGTGCATGATCAGACCCTGTGATGacctgcagagtcatactcagcCGACACAGCTTTCAACAAAG AGAGGCAGTAAGTGTCAGAGGATGGTAAGGAGTGACCACGCTGTCCACCTCTCCTATAAGAACTGCACCAGTGTCCAGGCGTACAAACCTCGCTACTGTGGCTCCTGCACAGACGGCCGCTGCTGTACACCTCACAGAACTAAGACCGCCATGGTGGAGTTCCAGTGTGCCATGGGTAAAAGTGTCAGGAGGCCAGTCATGGTGATCCTGACCTGTGCTTGCCACAGAAACTGTCCTCGAGACAACGCTGTGTGGCAGCCATCAGAGCTGGGATACAGTGGCATGAGGTTATAG